From the Candidatus Bathyarchaeota archaeon genome, one window contains:
- a CDS encoding EMC3/TMCO1 family protein, giving the protein MDISIIPIATLVILGISVALSFMNMTLNRVLISRLIGWNEYRSMQKELAEYNSQRMTAMRANDTKTLEKLKKKESQMNSMQAKMFKPQMFLLPITAIYFVIWPILIGFFPGNVVYIPGLGAQPFFAWYMICAFFFGTIASRVLGTTPIQ; this is encoded by the coding sequence ATGGACATTTCTATAATCCCCATCGCAACTTTGGTCATTCTGGGTATATCCGTTGCCCTTTCATTCATGAACATGACCCTCAACCGTGTGCTTATCTCACGTTTAATCGGCTGGAACGAATATCGTTCAATGCAAAAAGAACTCGCCGAATACAATTCCCAACGAATGACCGCCATGCGCGCAAACGACACCAAAACCCTCGAAAAACTAAAGAAAAAAGAGTCCCAAATGAACTCCATGCAAGCCAAAATGTTCAAGCCCCAAATGTTCCTGCTCCCCATAACCGCCATATACTTTGTCATCTGGCCCATACTAATTGGCTTCTTCCCTGGTAACGTCGTGTATATTCCTGGGCTTGGAGCGCAACCATTCTTTGCATGGTACATGATTTGTGCGTTCTTCTTTGGAACTATAGCTTCGCGTGTACTTGGTACAACTCCAATCCAATAG
- the secY gene encoding preprotein translocase subunit SecY gives MAGRFLNLFKPIGRILPEIKVPERKVKFNEKIFWTALVLIIFLVMSEVPLYGISSQSSLDFSALRVIFASNRGTLMELGIGPIVTAGLILQLLAGSQIINCDMSKPEDRGLFTVASKVFSIGLTGIQAGAYLISGMYGSINDLGVAAVVIFVQLVAAGIVVLLLDELVQKGWGLGSGISLFIMAGVAQQILWSCFSPSNGLFVGTLQQLLAGNITIVDWIVGVGVYPSLIGLIATVGTFLVIIYLNGFRIELPISYAGYKGFRSKYPIKLLYVSNLPVIFASALFANVYFFSQLLWSTQGQPAPGQNFWLDIVGSYGFPNNATTAQPVGGLAYYLTAPHNVQTVAGDPLRALAYLGVLVAFCAVFSLIWLEVGGLGPNKVAKQLMDSGMQIPGYRRSAKPIEVVLKRYIPVVAVLGGIIVALIAGVADFFGTFGSGVGILLAVGIIYQYYELLMRERAAEMYPAFRRILGES, from the coding sequence ATGGCAGGTAGATTCCTTAACCTCTTCAAACCCATCGGACGCATACTGCCCGAAATCAAGGTTCCCGAACGAAAGGTTAAGTTCAACGAAAAAATCTTTTGGACAGCCCTTGTCCTCATAATCTTCCTTGTCATGTCTGAAGTTCCCCTCTACGGCATATCCAGCCAAAGCTCACTTGACTTTAGTGCGCTTCGAGTAATTTTTGCTTCAAACCGCGGAACCCTCATGGAGCTGGGCATTGGTCCCATAGTCACCGCTGGGCTGATTCTCCAACTCTTGGCAGGTTCCCAAATCATAAACTGCGACATGTCCAAACCTGAAGACCGCGGACTCTTCACAGTCGCCAGCAAAGTCTTCTCCATTGGACTCACAGGCATACAAGCAGGCGCCTACCTCATCAGCGGCATGTACGGCTCCATAAACGACTTAGGCGTAGCCGCAGTGGTCATATTTGTTCAGCTTGTAGCCGCAGGCATAGTCGTTCTGTTACTTGACGAACTAGTCCAGAAAGGCTGGGGTCTAGGAAGCGGAATCAGCCTCTTCATCATGGCTGGAGTCGCACAGCAAATCCTGTGGTCATGCTTCTCGCCCTCCAACGGCTTGTTCGTCGGCACCCTACAACAGCTACTAGCAGGAAACATCACAATCGTAGACTGGATAGTAGGAGTAGGCGTCTACCCCTCACTCATCGGCTTAATCGCCACCGTAGGCACCTTCCTAGTAATCATATACCTCAACGGCTTCCGCATAGAGTTGCCCATATCCTACGCAGGCTACAAAGGCTTCCGCAGCAAATACCCCATCAAACTACTCTACGTCAGCAACCTCCCCGTCATCTTCGCCTCTGCACTGTTTGCCAACGTATACTTCTTTAGCCAGCTCCTATGGAGCACCCAAGGACAACCCGCCCCTGGACAAAACTTCTGGCTAGACATCGTAGGCAGCTACGGTTTCCCAAACAACGCCACCACCGCCCAACCCGTAGGCGGACTAGCATACTACCTCACTGCTCCACACAACGTTCAAACAGTCGCCGGCGACCCCCTGCGTGCACTGGCTTACCTTGGCGTACTCGTAGCTTTCTGTGCCGTGTTCTCGCTAATATGGCTTGAAGTCGGCGGTTTAGGACCCAACAAAGTTGCCAAACAACTAATGGACAGCGGAATGCAAATCCCCGGTTACCGGCGCTCTGCTAAACCCATCGAAGTCGTGCTTAAACGCTACATCCCAGTCGTCGCCGTGCTAGGCGGCATCATCGTTGCGCTCATCGCGGGTGTTGCGGACTTCTTTGGCACGTTTGGTTCAGGAGTAGGTATCCTGCTCGCTGTAGGCATCATCTACCAATACTACGAGTTGCTGATGCGCGAACGCGCCGCTGAAATGTACCCTGCCTTCAGAAGAATCCTGGGCGAATCCTAA
- a CDS encoding 50S ribosomal protein L15, whose product MPHKLRNTRKKRGSRTQGYGRIGQHRDAGSRPYRKVGFHKHRWSYMLKKFPNYFGKHGFTSPQSLKLKENVINLTKLCDIAAASSETEIDLTSMGYTKLLGTGNIKQPLTITVPQSSAKAKEKVEAAGGKVITTDEDEFEEDAEFEEVAK is encoded by the coding sequence ATGCCACATAAACTCAGAAACACCCGCAAAAAACGCGGTTCCCGAACACAAGGATACGGTAGGATAGGGCAGCACAGGGATGCAGGTTCGCGCCCGTACCGTAAAGTAGGCTTCCACAAACACCGATGGAGCTACATGCTAAAGAAGTTTCCAAATTACTTTGGCAAACACGGCTTTACTTCTCCGCAAAGCCTCAAACTAAAAGAGAACGTTATCAACCTAACCAAGCTTTGTGACATTGCCGCGGCATCTTCAGAGACCGAAATTGACCTTACCAGCATGGGTTACACCAAGCTTTTAGGCACAGGCAACATCAAGCAGCCCCTAACCATCACCGTCCCCCAATCCTCTGCTAAAGCCAAAGAAAAAGTAGAAGCTGCTGGCGGAAAAGTCATAACCACAGACGAAGACGAATTCGAAGAAGACGCCGAATTCGAAGAAGTTGCAAAGTAA
- a CDS encoding class I SAM-dependent methyltransferase → MKDLSTETFWEEAARTKMGSYLTKIETDFFKEAISNSDYKLVCDVGTGAGKFTLIAVEKNLETVSLDIDLHGLKRLRLYTKKSHLIQADAKALPLKPGVFDAVFSMEVLDYIPETDKVLNEFRTISKDGAGLFFSFGNQSSIKSKIRNMQGKNYMHSYGEVAAGLEKAGYKVLGKTGFNWMLFNRSSENSLIPLLGKLERIIGLRKIVSYSPWVLIKAKLNKQNS, encoded by the coding sequence ATGAAGGACCTCTCCACTGAAACTTTCTGGGAAGAAGCGGCAAGAACAAAGATGGGCAGTTACCTAACCAAGATAGAAACCGATTTTTTCAAAGAAGCCATCAGCAACTCAGATTACAAACTGGTCTGTGATGTCGGAACTGGCGCAGGGAAGTTTACGTTAATTGCCGTTGAAAAAAACTTGGAGACTGTTTCTTTGGATATTGATTTGCATGGCCTGAAACGGTTAAGGTTGTACACTAAAAAATCTCATTTGATTCAGGCTGACGCAAAAGCTTTGCCGTTAAAACCAGGAGTTTTTGACGCCGTTTTTTCAATGGAAGTTTTAGATTACATTCCTGAAACAGACAAAGTCTTAAACGAATTTCGCACCATTTCAAAAGATGGGGCAGGGCTCTTCTTTTCTTTTGGAAACCAGTCAAGCATAAAATCTAAAATCAGGAACATGCAAGGCAAAAACTACATGCACTCTTACGGCGAAGTTGCTGCTGGACTTGAAAAGGCAGGCTACAAAGTTTTAGGAAAAACAGGTTTTAACTGGATGCTCTTCAACCGAAGCTCTGAGAACAGCCTTATTCCTTTGCTGGGCAAACTTGAAAGAATAATTGGACTGCGCAAAATCGTAAGTTACAGCCCATGGGTACTAATAAAAGCAAAACTAAACAAACAAAACAGCTAA
- a CDS encoding alkaline phosphatase: MENKYRILVATIFVAVIAVSMIAVPAFSANAGFGANNRTKNVIVMIPDGCSQSIETLTRWYNGGGLYLDTIVTGTVATYMSDSVITDSASAGTAFATGHKTTDGFISVGPRTEDLLTGFIPTADPYEPLATVLEGAQLEGKATGLIATSRITHATPAVYAAHINDRNNENEIMEQLVYHDVDVVLGGGFRHLINSTDSYTTSFGETWNGKRTDSDNLYQTILDRGYQFVDNKDDLLSVDSGKLFGMFAESHMEADIDRADFAAYQPSIAEMTKKAIDLLSQDKDGFFLMVEGSQVDWAGHANDPIHMVTDFLAFDEAVGVALEFAAQDKQTLVLAFPDHNTGGLTIGSYYQDSNAIGHGYTDLTVEDIVNPLLGMEITSTGLVRELAGVTGDNDAVRAVFEDRWNISVTDDDIAAMDLTDSYSISEYISQAYTPFGWTTHGHTGDDVPLWAYSPSILTTPIGHYDNTALAEICADALGFRLDQTTNQLYVNVASIFSEDQWNLNFTDPQNPVLEITTNNCYAELPVSKDSLTITSNNGHVRTFELEGVVVYAPMNGDVYLPFQAAHLIR; this comes from the coding sequence ATGGAAAATAAATATCGAATCTTGGTTGCTACAATATTTGTGGCTGTTATTGCCGTGTCTATGATTGCCGTTCCCGCTTTTTCTGCAAATGCGGGGTTTGGTGCCAACAACAGGACAAAAAACGTAATTGTTATGATACCTGATGGCTGTTCTCAAAGCATAGAGACTTTGACTCGCTGGTACAATGGCGGCGGATTATACCTTGACACCATAGTCACTGGAACCGTTGCAACCTACATGTCCGATTCTGTAATTACGGATTCTGCTTCTGCTGGAACCGCTTTTGCTACTGGACACAAAACAACCGATGGCTTCATTAGCGTAGGACCTCGAACTGAAGACCTTCTCACTGGATTCATACCAACCGCTGACCCCTACGAACCCTTAGCCACCGTTCTTGAAGGCGCCCAGCTTGAAGGCAAAGCCACTGGCTTAATTGCCACTAGCCGAATAACCCATGCTACCCCAGCAGTGTACGCAGCTCACATCAACGACCGCAACAACGAAAACGAAATCATGGAGCAACTAGTCTACCATGATGTGGATGTGGTTTTGGGCGGCGGTTTCCGTCATCTGATTAACTCCACTGACAGCTACACAACCAGCTTTGGCGAAACATGGAATGGCAAACGTACTGACAGCGACAACCTCTACCAAACAATACTTGACCGCGGCTATCAATTTGTTGACAACAAAGACGACCTGCTAAGCGTTGATTCGGGTAAACTCTTTGGCATGTTTGCTGAAAGCCACATGGAAGCCGATATAGACCGTGCAGATTTTGCTGCTTATCAGCCTTCAATTGCCGAGATGACAAAGAAAGCAATTGACCTGCTATCCCAAGACAAAGATGGCTTTTTCCTCATGGTTGAAGGCAGCCAAGTAGACTGGGCAGGACACGCTAATGACCCCATACACATGGTTACTGACTTCTTAGCTTTTGATGAAGCTGTAGGTGTTGCCCTTGAATTTGCCGCGCAGGATAAGCAGACTCTTGTTTTGGCTTTCCCTGACCACAACACTGGAGGCTTAACCATAGGCAGCTACTACCAAGACAGCAACGCCATCGGACACGGCTACACCGACCTAACCGTTGAAGACATCGTAAATCCCCTGCTGGGCATGGAAATCACCTCTACAGGTCTGGTACGTGAACTCGCAGGCGTCACAGGTGATAATGATGCTGTCCGCGCAGTCTTTGAAGACCGCTGGAACATATCCGTAACCGACGATGACATAGCCGCTATGGACTTGACTGATTCCTACTCAATTTCTGAATACATAAGCCAAGCATACACTCCCTTTGGCTGGACCACCCACGGACACACTGGCGACGACGTTCCCCTCTGGGCTTACAGTCCATCAATACTAACCACCCCCATTGGACACTACGACAACACCGCGCTAGCTGAAATCTGCGCCGACGCATTAGGCTTTAGACTGGACCAAACAACCAATCAATTGTACGTTAACGTAGCCAGTATCTTTAGCGAAGACCAATGGAACCTAAACTTCACTGACCCACAAAACCCCGTTTTGGAAATCACTACAAACAACTGCTATGCAGAACTCCCCGTAAGCAAAGACAGCCTAACCATAACATCCAACAACGGTCATGTCCGCACATTTGAGTTAGAAGGCGTAGTAGTCTATGCTCCTATGAACGGAGACGTCTACCTCCCCTTCCAAGCAGCCCACCTCATACGATAG
- a CDS encoding glycosyltransferase family 2 protein: MLIIVYLIRHYVFTFSILRCHKHPSKPAPTNIMYEPTVSILVPAHNEDQVIGPLLHRLSSLTYPQRKLDVIVIDDASSDETGVIADEYSKRFRFITALHRNKNSGGKGKSGAMNEGLKHATGEIVLCFDADYFPPPNIVEKLVKDFADPQVGAVQGRPVVVNEPQNLITRLVAMERMGGYGVDQPARDGLGLIPQFGGTVGGFRRSVLNCIDGFDENMLTEDTDLTFQIYLAGYKIRYVRDAECYEEAVASWGAYWRQRYRWAKGHMQVCFKHSFNVLKSTKLNWKEKLDGMLLLNVYFMPVLALLSLISSAFLVMNHSVYPIEILWFFVPLAFYSCVGNFAPFFEVGIGAHLDGRTRTQWLMPLLLFAFLYNIPICAKALADVVVSKLLRRQSDWGKTTHTGNSYMDNLNLRGKNNGL, from the coding sequence TTGCTTATCATAGTTTACCTCATCCGCCACTACGTATTCACTTTCTCGATTCTGCGATGCCACAAGCATCCCAGCAAACCCGCGCCTACCAACATTATGTATGAGCCGACGGTTTCAATTCTTGTTCCTGCACATAACGAAGACCAAGTAATTGGTCCCTTGCTGCATAGGCTCTCTAGCTTAACTTATCCCCAGCGCAAGTTAGACGTTATAGTAATAGATGATGCCTCTTCTGATGAAACTGGCGTAATAGCCGATGAATACTCAAAACGTTTTCGTTTCATAACTGCGCTGCACAGAAACAAAAACAGCGGGGGCAAAGGAAAATCTGGCGCTATGAACGAGGGGTTAAAGCATGCTACGGGCGAAATTGTGCTTTGTTTTGACGCTGACTATTTTCCGCCTCCAAACATTGTCGAAAAACTCGTGAAGGATTTTGCTGACCCTCAAGTTGGTGCCGTGCAGGGACGCCCTGTTGTGGTGAATGAGCCTCAAAATCTTATTACCCGTTTGGTTGCGATGGAACGCATGGGCGGTTATGGGGTGGATCAGCCTGCGCGGGATGGGTTGGGTCTTATTCCGCAGTTTGGGGGCACTGTTGGCGGTTTTAGGCGCAGTGTACTAAACTGTATTGACGGGTTTGACGAGAACATGTTAACGGAGGATACTGATTTGACTTTCCAGATTTACTTGGCAGGCTACAAGATTCGCTACGTAAGAGATGCTGAATGCTATGAGGAAGCGGTGGCTAGTTGGGGAGCTTACTGGAGGCAACGTTACCGTTGGGCTAAAGGTCACATGCAGGTTTGCTTCAAACATTCCTTTAACGTTTTGAAAAGCACAAAGCTGAACTGGAAAGAAAAACTCGACGGAATGCTGCTTCTTAACGTGTACTTCATGCCCGTTCTCGCCCTGCTCTCTCTTATCTCAAGCGCCTTTCTAGTAATGAATCACTCTGTATACCCCATAGAGATACTGTGGTTTTTTGTACCCTTAGCCTTCTACAGTTGCGTGGGAAACTTTGCTCCCTTCTTCGAAGTGGGAATAGGCGCACACTTAGATGGGCGAACAAGAACCCAATGGCTCATGCCCCTTTTGCTCTTTGCCTTTCTCTACAACATACCCATATGCGCAAAAGCCCTAGCTGACGTTGTAGTCTCCAAACTTCTTCGACGGCAATCTGACTGGGGAAAAACAACCCACACAGGCAACAGCTACATGGACAACCTAAACTTGCGAGGAAAAAACAATGGCCTCTGA
- a CDS encoding DNA-directed DNA polymerase I: MPKQKSLFDFGSPQKKPEPTKVEVEKPEQKPSVEPAPEPVKKQQPQKPMEPAKKKTRSEHVYPPVAPENLPPSYFVSASYDGRQKKAVVKLYEPEEGKIYFWYDNTGHKPYCLTNVTPQELEKMPRVVEHEGFDHPEEIELLDALADKQVKVTKVVTNDPLAIGGKPNGSIRDIIPEDYPQTVTELSAQQKEAEVWEAKIKYYQSYIYDTRFLPGMIFEVKNGNLTPYVDREAEEAIGKLKEKFSKIVTAEELGYLVEWAKLTEYPAPKFRRVAIDIEVYAPLSSRVPDSREAVYPVVCCSVYSSDGQKKVLMLKRKGMQQGNAPLEPDMDLDYFETEEQLLRAIFEVLWEYPFVLTFNGDDFDLRYLSHRAANLGIPKKEVPIDIGRRVCLLKTGIHIDLYKFFFNRAIQIYAYGYRYRDITLNDVGKGVLGLEKLTSDKAIGEQSYTELAAYCFRDSEITYKLTSYQDELAMKLILVLTRISSMPMEDVSRQGVSRWIRNFMHREHRHKNMLIPNSQDILANKGQISTKAIIKGKKYQGAIVVEPVPGVHFNVAVMDFPSLYPSIIKVWNLGYQSILCPHPECRSNIIPNTPHWVCTKKRGMESLLIGSLRDLRVHWYKSRAKDQSLSAEQRSWYNVGQGALKVILNASYGVFGAESFDLYCPPVAEATAAIGRHSITKIRSHAEDLGIQVLYGDTDSLFLKNPSKEQIKGLADWTEQQLKMTIDVEKVYRYAVFSSRKKNYLGVLDDGTVDVKGLTGKKKHIPLFIKDAFNQMKQRLAQVRSPADFEKAKKDIAGIVRGRYMCLKRREWTDINDLAFSVVLGEDLHKYTKTTPQHVKAAKILNESGVEMRAGDLIRFVKTSSGDHVKPVELATKNDVDVDKYIAYLHSTFDQVLDALGLSFDEIIGLTKLERFLA, encoded by the coding sequence ATGCCTAAGCAAAAAAGCTTGTTTGATTTTGGTTCGCCGCAGAAAAAACCTGAGCCGACAAAGGTTGAAGTGGAGAAACCTGAGCAGAAGCCGTCGGTTGAGCCTGCGCCAGAACCCGTCAAAAAGCAGCAGCCTCAAAAACCGATGGAACCAGCCAAGAAAAAAACCCGTAGTGAACACGTTTATCCGCCTGTGGCACCTGAAAATCTGCCGCCGTCGTATTTTGTTTCTGCTTCGTATGATGGTCGCCAAAAAAAGGCGGTTGTGAAACTCTACGAGCCTGAGGAGGGCAAAATCTATTTCTGGTATGACAACACGGGGCACAAGCCGTACTGCTTAACGAACGTGACGCCGCAAGAGCTAGAAAAGATGCCGCGGGTAGTGGAGCATGAAGGCTTTGACCATCCAGAAGAAATAGAGTTGCTGGATGCGTTGGCGGATAAACAAGTCAAGGTAACCAAGGTCGTAACAAACGACCCCCTCGCAATTGGAGGCAAACCGAACGGAAGCATACGCGACATAATCCCCGAAGACTACCCCCAAACCGTCACCGAACTCTCCGCCCAGCAAAAAGAAGCCGAAGTTTGGGAAGCCAAAATCAAGTATTACCAGAGCTACATTTACGATACGCGGTTTTTGCCGGGCATGATTTTTGAAGTGAAAAACGGCAACTTGACCCCGTATGTTGACAGGGAAGCCGAAGAGGCAATTGGCAAGCTCAAAGAAAAATTCTCGAAGATAGTTACTGCTGAGGAGCTTGGGTACTTGGTGGAGTGGGCAAAGCTCACTGAGTATCCTGCGCCCAAGTTTCGCCGAGTTGCCATAGACATTGAAGTTTATGCGCCGTTGTCGTCGCGGGTGCCTGATTCACGCGAAGCCGTGTATCCTGTGGTGTGCTGTTCGGTGTATTCGTCGGATGGACAAAAGAAAGTGTTGATGCTCAAACGCAAAGGTATGCAACAAGGAAACGCGCCTTTGGAACCCGACATGGACTTGGACTATTTTGAAACCGAAGAGCAACTGCTCAGAGCCATCTTTGAGGTGCTTTGGGAGTACCCGTTTGTTTTAACGTTTAACGGCGACGACTTCGATTTGCGCTATCTCTCGCACCGCGCAGCAAACCTTGGCATACCCAAAAAAGAAGTCCCCATCGACATAGGCAGACGAGTTTGCCTTCTAAAAACGGGCATACACATCGACCTCTACAAGTTCTTCTTCAACCGCGCCATCCAAATTTACGCTTACGGCTACCGCTACCGAGACATCACCCTAAACGATGTGGGCAAGGGCGTTTTGGGGTTGGAGAAGCTTACGTCGGATAAAGCCATAGGCGAGCAAAGCTACACTGAATTGGCAGCGTACTGCTTCAGGGACTCGGAAATCACTTACAAACTAACCAGCTACCAAGACGAACTCGCCATGAAACTAATCTTGGTCCTAACGCGCATAAGCAGCATGCCCATGGAAGACGTCAGCCGCCAAGGCGTCTCACGCTGGATACGCAATTTCATGCACCGCGAACACCGCCACAAAAACATGCTAATACCCAACAGCCAAGACATACTCGCCAACAAAGGACAAATCTCCACCAAAGCCATCATTAAAGGCAAAAAATACCAAGGCGCCATAGTCGTCGAACCCGTCCCAGGCGTACACTTCAACGTAGCTGTCATGGACTTCCCCAGCCTGTACCCCTCAATTATCAAGGTGTGGAATTTGGGGTACCAGAGCATTTTGTGTCCGCATCCTGAATGCCGCAGCAACATAATCCCAAATACGCCACATTGGGTGTGCACCAAAAAACGTGGCATGGAAAGCTTGCTGATTGGTTCGCTGCGTGATTTGAGGGTTCACTGGTACAAATCCAGAGCCAAAGACCAAAGCTTATCGGCGGAGCAACGCAGTTGGTACAACGTCGGACAAGGAGCCCTCAAAGTCATCTTGAACGCCAGCTACGGCGTTTTCGGAGCCGAAAGCTTCGACTTGTACTGCCCACCTGTCGCAGAAGCCACCGCCGCAATTGGCAGACACTCCATCACTAAAATCCGCAGCCACGCCGAAGACCTAGGCATCCAAGTGCTTTACGGCGACACCGACAGCTTGTTTCTCAAAAACCCATCCAAAGAGCAAATCAAAGGTTTAGCAGACTGGACCGAGCAGCAACTAAAAATGACTATTGACGTAGAGAAGGTGTATCGTTACGCAGTTTTTAGCAGCCGCAAAAAGAATTACTTAGGCGTACTCGATGACGGCACCGTGGACGTGAAGGGCTTAACGGGCAAGAAAAAGCACATACCGCTTTTCATCAAGGACGCGTTTAACCAGATGAAGCAGCGTCTAGCGCAGGTACGTAGCCCCGCGGATTTCGAGAAAGCCAAAAAAGACATCGCAGGCATCGTACGCGGACGCTACATGTGCCTTAAACGTCGTGAATGGACAGACATCAACGACTTAGCTTTTAGCGTCGTGTTAGGCGAGGACCTGCACAAATACACCAAAACCACCCCGCAACACGTCAAAGCAGCAAAAATCCTAAACGAAAGCGGCGTAGAAATGCGCGCAGGCGACCTCATACGCTTCGTAAAAACCAGCAGCGGCGACCACGTAAAACCCGTAGAGCTCGCCACGAAAAACGACGTAGACGTAGACAAGTACATCGCGTACCTGCACAGCACTTTTGATCAGGTTCTCGACGCACTGGGACTGAGCTTTGACGAAATCATCGGCTTAACTAAGCTGGAGAGGTTCCTTGCTTAA
- a CDS encoding QueT transporter family protein, with protein sequence MKFDSRDVTLTAVFAALYVVINVVESFAVGSPILVYGPIQLRVADCLIALAVLFGWPVVGGVTLGCLAANAYYFLGTPDVILGPIANLVAASVVLFLRKHRLVACVAGALPVGVIVGSYLWFFFPFLSPPEMLGFLPAWAAMILSLTISSILAIAVIGYLLLAVLSRPNILKPLKSRGLKTIDP encoded by the coding sequence GTGAAGTTTGATAGTAGAGATGTGACTTTAACTGCGGTTTTCGCAGCTTTGTACGTGGTTATTAATGTGGTGGAGTCGTTTGCGGTTGGCAGCCCCATTTTGGTTTATGGGCCTATTCAGCTGCGTGTTGCTGATTGTTTGATTGCTTTGGCGGTTCTGTTTGGTTGGCCTGTCGTGGGCGGCGTAACCTTGGGTTGCTTGGCAGCTAACGCGTATTACTTCTTGGGTACGCCTGATGTGATTTTGGGTCCTATTGCAAATCTGGTTGCAGCTAGTGTTGTGTTGTTTTTGCGCAAACACCGTTTAGTTGCCTGCGTTGCTGGAGCCCTGCCTGTAGGCGTCATAGTTGGCAGTTACTTGTGGTTCTTCTTCCCGTTCCTCTCGCCGCCTGAAATGCTTGGTTTTCTTCCCGCATGGGCAGCCATGATCCTAAGCCTAACCATAAGCAGCATACTCGCCATAGCCGTCATAGGCTACCTGTTACTTGCGGTGCTTAGCCGCCCAAACATACTCAAGCCTCTAAAATCCCGCGGACTAAAAACTATAGACCCCTAA
- a CDS encoding Hsp20/alpha crystallin family protein, with translation MSARWRRSKKHLKWLDLKNFRFSPKDSSGKPPRIETVKAQKKTYPPKYRLPKKFGRDKWRAPKPLIDMFQDNNWVTIVAEVAGFNQETVKVNIKNQKLILSAKATDRKYYKSLNLPKVVIPNVAHKNLKNGVIEIKLKKAQKQQTLKQQEAGLNDAT, from the coding sequence ATGAGTGCGAGATGGAGAAGAAGTAAGAAACATCTTAAATGGTTGGATCTTAAGAACTTTCGCTTTAGCCCCAAGGACTCCAGCGGTAAACCCCCTCGGATAGAGACCGTTAAAGCGCAAAAGAAGACGTATCCCCCAAAGTATCGGTTGCCCAAAAAGTTTGGCAGAGACAAATGGCGTGCGCCTAAACCTCTTATTGACATGTTCCAGGATAACAATTGGGTAACTATAGTCGCCGAAGTTGCGGGTTTCAATCAGGAAACCGTGAAAGTCAACATCAAAAACCAAAAACTCATACTGTCTGCGAAGGCGACTGACCGTAAATACTATAAAAGTTTAAATCTTCCGAAGGTAGTGATTCCAAACGTCGCGCATAAGAATCTCAAGAACGGCGTGATTGAAATCAAGCTGAAAAAAGCGCAAAAGCAACAAACTCTAAAACAACAAGAAGCAGGTTTAAACGATGCCACATAA
- a CDS encoding cytidylate kinase family protein, with translation MNGAEQTANPVAKRLVICISGMAGTGKSTLSKRLAKKYGLRYYSGGDALRDLASAQGYDSSVNGWWESPEGLRFLEKRKDNPAFDKEVDCKLLDYAREGNVLLDSWTMPWLAKDAFKIWLSASAEKQAQRIAQRDQMTANAAMQALKEKEAKTKAIYKSLYGFSLGEDFDPFDLILDTDALSAEAVFQVLCNVIDNIVLKTK, from the coding sequence GTGAATGGTGCTGAGCAGACTGCAAATCCTGTAGCTAAGCGACTTGTTATTTGTATCTCTGGCATGGCTGGCACAGGAAAAAGCACCCTATCAAAACGGCTCGCAAAAAAGTACGGTTTACGATACTATTCGGGGGGCGATGCGCTGCGTGATTTGGCTTCTGCTCAAGGCTACGATTCCTCTGTTAATGGCTGGTGGGAAAGCCCCGAAGGTCTGCGGTTCTTGGAAAAACGCAAGGACAACCCTGCTTTTGACAAAGAAGTCGACTGCAAACTTTTGGATTACGCCCGTGAAGGCAACGTTTTGCTCGACAGCTGGACTATGCCTTGGCTAGCCAAAGACGCTTTCAAAATCTGGCTGTCCGCCTCAGCAGAAAAACAAGCCCAACGAATCGCCCAACGCGACCAAATGACCGCCAACGCCGCCATGCAAGCCCTAAAAGAAAAAGAAGCAAAAACCAAAGCCATCTACAAATCCCTCTACGGCTTCTCCCTAGGAGAAGATTTTGATCCTTTCGATTTGATTTTGGATACAGATGCCCTTTCCGCCGAAGCAGTCTTTCAGGTTCTGTGCAACGTCATAGATAATATTGTTCTCAAAACAAAATGA